From Sceloporus undulatus isolate JIND9_A2432 ecotype Alabama chromosome 6, SceUnd_v1.1, whole genome shotgun sequence, one genomic window encodes:
- the ARHGAP32 gene encoding rho GTPase-activating protein 32 isoform X2: MKSRPTKQKLKQRGILKERVFGCDLGEHLLNSGHDVPQVLKSCTEFIEKHGIVDGIYRLSGIASNIQKLRHEFDSEQIPDLTKDVYIQDIHCVGSLCKLYFRELPNPLLTYQLYEKFSDAVSAATDEERLVKIHDVIQQLPPPHYRTLEFLMRHLAHLADYCAITNMHTKNLAIVWAPNLLRSKQIESACFSGTAAFMEVRIQSVVVEFILNHVDVLFSSKLSSVIRESAGHSSLSRPKSLLVSSPSTKLLTLEEAQARTQAQINSPIVPDSKYIEVGEGPAALQGKFHTIIDFPSERKRPPTKVKKSPVGSWRSFFNLGKSSSLSKRKLQRNPSEPSEMKAIALAGGRGDSGTLRSAKSEESLSSLHAIDGESKLFRPRRPRSSSDALSASFNGDLLGNMNRCNSYDNLPHDHDSDGEEGHIHVPALISPRSAEDVDLSPPEIGVASLDFDPMSFQCSPPKAESECLDSSTSLLESVDFNKDKQGTFKRELDSGSQCQTPGSATSSEPVSPYQEKTMSPFFTLDLSPTEDKSPRPQSFSEKVSHAFSPKMGRKPIRSPPLHISEPVSFTIPSRMPDVVIGGVSGSTGSSDWTKGNAGSSEAATMSPPHLVTSPLQDNEVKPSEGPQQEFQNQEDGKKPELQKEMEQSMPSSSQSKPVPSGQTQPGAVALDSPQDAVPVNSLSVVPPPPPKNAARILALALAESAQQASVQSQKKPDVHSECNACTETESGGTVEKFHPYSSITPEKLHLYSLTETQLSFPATTAGDHHRSGLPADQNSSMPESSNHFHVGTPGFRDHPLLPGDMPGNLHSGNNMGWDHSHFHPCMLGDTHHPPHSVVTEDQNQTDSCTRGPVQSEPPTTEIPVETPPLHTCLPLEKNQIHNNKLHFPISTVDDKLQFPPVTAGEKTPATVLAYMIKNQMAATETDPGVSSQNIVPPQPTVVSTNHVWGEVGLGNAQYTLANTHQVPAQRPEDHQPAMGQCPAPATKTSCGFSQVRGEAIPEKLPEPRSAEPAPIFIPEGSAAIQCTSATPVATFHQAHLEKPRENARAPPLHLRSDSVPAPSSYGFTPPVPPVRTMESKIAAAMHSNSMDAVNPATYHSYVAPSTLQPSVEDPLLPPPPPPPPPKQASLQPTYFCHSKTESTPDAPASENYAHHKPTSVHQYRAETIPAHLYHSKSEQHPGYPPLAEAAPSMGSRYNAYATQGKSSSVHHPKPRSRVEYISSMSPPMRSTSYAEETPPYPTIRRVHSLHVTAPSTIRSVPISRTEVPPDDEPLYCPRPLYQYKPYQPHADYHVTQLQPYFENGRVHYRYSPYSSSSSSSCYTATDGGLYDLDPYGTMRVRQFHPLPGRDFASYSRLQTKSLYRYPGLPPYPRGGLVGHLAGKEHSFISRDVPPAPDIKPMYISWDLEDMEKYRMQSIRRESRARQKVKGPVMSQYDNVAPSLQDDMRTMDVVHMRSKSDPGKTGLLTVADGKEGRYPGKVGSPEGDERYYVPHPEPDVDRAHYHGNYGNLQPEKPSVPQKQSSLRSRKQHEVSCNSTEYRTHLPHEASHRQPLDSKNGPSYPDYWPKGHQELSESIGYHHSGGKCVPASHDPSRLNHKEVKLAEDRPDMERPRARPPPPPPPPPLPAAEKHTRDCYKEGEHYGQPAAVPPPKPERSHSLRLQHPESIERDAGGLLYPYQTLGKRQTTMTVVSQYDNLEDYHTMPQHQRGGGYVGGGGFLPPFAHPHSRTYATALGQGAFLPTELCLQRQETEIHAE; this comes from the exons GATGCTGTATCTGCTGCTACAGATGAAGAACGTTTAGTTAAAATCCACGATGTCATCCAGCAGTTACCACCTCCTCACTACAg GACACTAGAGTTCCTAATGAGGCACTTGGCTCATCTTGCGGATTACTGTGCCATCACAAACATGCACACCAAGAACTTGGCAATTGTCTGGGCACCAAACCTGCTAAG ATCAAAGCAGATAGAATCTGCTTGCTTCAGTGGAACAGCAGCCTTTATGGAGGTGCGAATCCAATCAGTGGTTGTGGAATTCATTCTCAATCATGTAGATGTTCTTTTCAGCTCCAAACTAAGCTCAGTCATTCGAGAGAGTGCAG GTCACAGTTCCTTGTCACGACCTAAATCCCTGCTGGTGTCTTCTCCTTCCACAAAGCTGCTCACTTTGGAGGAAGCACAGGCGAGGACTCAGGCCCAGATAAATTCTCCTATAGTGCCAGACAGCAAATACATCGAAGTGGGAGAAGGACCTGCTGCTCTACAGGGGAAATTCCATACTATCATAGACTTTCCATCTGAAAg AAAGAGACCACCCACTAAAGTGAAAAAGTCACCTGTTGGCAGCTGGCGCTCCTTCTTTAATCTAGGGAAATCTTCATCTCTCTCCAAACGGAAACTGCAGCGTAATCCAAGTGAGCCTTCTGAAATGAAAGCAATCGCTCTAGCAG GAGGGCGAGGAGACAGTGGGACCCTGCGCTCAGCTAAAAGTGAAGAGTCCCTCTCCTCTTTACATGCTATTGATG GTGAATCTAAACTGTTTCGACCCAGGAGACCAAGATCTAGCAGTGATGCATTGTCTGCTTCTTTTAATGGAGACCTCCTAGGGAACATGAACCGCTGCAATTCCTATGATAACCTGCCCCATGACCATGACAGTGATGGGGAAGAAGGACATATCCATGTTCCTGCTCTCATTTCTCCAAGGTCAGCTGAGGATGTTGACCTGAGCCCACCAGAAATTGGTGTGGCTAGCCTGGATTTTGATCCTATGTCTTTCCAATGCAGCCCACCAAAAGCAGAGTCTGAGTGCCTCGACAGCAGCACTTCCCTACTGGAGTCAGTAGACTTTAATAAGGACAAGCAAGGTACCTTTAAGAGGGAGCTAGACTCAGGCAGCCAGTGTCAGACCCCTGGCAGTGCCACAAGCTCTGAACCAGTTTCCCCCTATCAAGAGAAGACCATGAGTCCCTTTTTCACTCTAGACTTGAGCCCAACAGAAGACAAATCACCCAGACCCCAGTCTTTCTCAGAGAAGGTCTCCCATGCCTTCTCCCCCAAGATGGGGCGAAAGCCAATCAGATCTCCACCGCTGCATATATCAGAGCCAGTCTCCTTCACTATACCCAGCCGAATGCCGGATGTTGTCATTGGAGGTGTGTCAGGAAGTACAGGCTCTTCAGACTGGACCAAAGGAAATGCTGGCAGTAGTGAAGCTGCAACAATGTCCCCACCCCATCTGGTAACATCACCATTACAAGACAATGAGGTGAAACCAAGTGAGGGACCCCAACAAGAATTCCAGAACCAAGAAGATGGTAAGAAACCAGAGCTTCAAAAAGAGATGGAACAATCCATGCCCAGCAGCAGCCAGAGTAAGCCTGTACCTTCTGGACAGACGCAGCCAG GAGCAGTTGCCCTCGACTCCCCCCAGGATGCTGTGCCAGTCAATTCTCTCTCTgttgtccctcctcctcctcccaaaaatGCTGCACGTATATTAGCCTTAGCCCTTGCAGAATCTGCCCAACAAGCTTCTGTTCAGTCCCAGAAGAAACCGGATGTTCATTCGGAGTGCAATGCCTGCACAGAGACTGAGAGTGGAGGAACGGTAGAAAAGTTCCATCCATATTCTAGCATTACTCCAGAAAAGCTTCACCTCTATTCTCTGACAGAGACCCAGCTCAGTTTTCCAGCTACTACAGCTGGAGATCACCACAGGAGTGGATTACCTGCTGATCAAAACAGTAGCATGCCAGAGAGTAGCAATCACTTCCATGTTGGCACCCCTGGATTTCGGGACCATCCCCTTCTCCCTGGTGACATGCCTGGAAACCTTCATAGTGGCAACAACATGGGCTGGGACCATTCCCACTTCCATCCATGCATGTTGGGAGACACACATCATCCTCCTCATTCTGTTGTAACTGAAGATCAGAACCAGACTGATTCTTGTACAAGAGGACCTGTTCAATCAGAACCACCTACCACAGAGATACCTGTAGAAACCCCTCCCCTCCACACCTGTCTCCCTTTGGAGAAGAACCAAATCCACAACAACAAGCTTCATTTTCCTATCAGCACAGTAGATGACAAACTCCAGTTTCCTCCTGTTACTGCTGGAGAGAAAACACCTGCCACAGTTTTGGCATACATGATAAAGAACCAGATGGCAGCAACTGAAACAGACCCTGGAGTATCCAGCCAGAACATTGTTCCTCCCCAGCCTACCGTAGTCAGTACTAACCACGTGTGGGGTGAAGTGGGTCTTGGGAATGCTCAATACACTCTTGCAAACACCCACCAAGTTCCAGCACAGAGACCAGAGGACCATCAGCCGGCCATGGGACAATGTCCAGCTCCAGCCACTAAAACTTCTTGTGGCTTCAGTCAG GTACGAGGGGAGGCAATTCCAGAGAAACTCCCTGAGCCTCGATCAGCTGAACCAGCTCCCATTTTCATCCCCGAGGGTAGTGCTGCAATCCAGTGTACATCAGCCACCCCAGTTGCCACATTTCATCAAGCACACTTGGAAAAACCCCGAGAGAATGCCAGGGCTCCACCTTTGCACCTGAGGTCTGATTCTGTTCCAGCTCCATCCTCTTATGGTTTTACCCCCCCAGTTCCTCCCGTGAGGACAATGGAAAGTAAAATTGCAGCAGCCATGCATTCAAACAGTATGGATGCTGTGAATCCTGCAACATACCATTCCTATGTGGCTCCCTCTACACTGCAACCATCAGTAGAGGATCCTCTGTTGCCGCCACCTCCGCCACCTCCCCCACCCAAACAAGCTTCTCTTCAGCCCACATACTTCTGTCATTCAAAGACAGAGAGCACTCCAGATGCTCCAGCATCAGAAAACTATGCACATCACAAGCCAACATCTGTCCACCAGTACAGGGCCGAAACCATCCCAGCACACTTGTATCACAGCAAGTCTGAGCAACATCCAGGCTATCCTCCTCTGGCAGAGGCTGCCCCTTCCATGGGCTCCAGGTATAATGCATATGCCACTCAAGGAAAGAGCTCATCTGTCCATCACCCCAAGCCTCGCAGCCGGGTGGAATACATATCCTCCATGAGCCCACCAATGAGGAGCACCAGTTATGCTGAGGAGACCCCACCTTATCCCACCATTCGGAGAGTGCATTCCCTGCACGTCACTGCTCCTTCCACCATCCGATCAGTTCCTATCTCCCGCACAGAGGTGCCTCCCGATGATGAGCCTCTTTATTGTCCAAGACCTCTCTACCAATATAAGCCATATCAGCCCCATGCAGATTATCATGTCACACAGCTACAGCCTTACTTTGAGAATGGGCGGGTTCATTACCGATATAGCCCCTACTCAAGCTCATCCAGCTCTTCTTGCTACACTGCAACTGATGGTGGACTTTATGACCTAGACCCTTATGGTACAATGAGAGTGAGGCAGTTTCATCCTTTGCCAGGCAGAGATTTTGCATCTTACTCCAGGTTGCAGACCAAAAGTCTCTATCGCTATCCAGGCCTACCTCCATATCCACGAGGAGGCCTTGTTGGACACCTAGCAGGTAAAGAACACAGCTTCATCAGCAGGGATGTGCCACCTGCTCCTGATATCAAGCCCATGTATATCTCCTGGGATTTGGAGGACATGGAAAAATACCGCATGCAGTCCATCCGTCGAGAGAGCCGTGCACGCCAGAAAGTGAAAGGGCCCGTCATGTCCCAGTATGACAATGTAGCTCCTTCATTACAGGATGATATGCGAACTATGGATGTTGTTCACATGCGTAGCAAATCTGATCCTGGGAAAACTGGACTTCTCACAGTTGCTGATGGAAAAGAAGGGCGGTACCCAGGCAAGGTAGGCAGCCCTGAAGGAGATGAACGCTATTATGTGCCACATCCAGAACCTGATGTAGATAGAGCCCATTACCATGGGAACTATGGGAATCTGCAACCAGAAAAACCTTCTGTCCCTCAAAAGCAAAGCAGCCTCAGGAGTAGAAAGCAACATGAGGTGAGCTGTAATTCAACCGAGTACAGAACACACCTGCCACATGAAGCGAGCCACAGGCAGCCCCTAGATTCTAAAAATGGACCTTCATATCCTGATTACTGGCCAAAGGGCCACCAGGAACTATCAGAATCCATTGGATATCATCACTCTGGTGGGAAGTGTGTCCCAGCCAGCCATGATCCCTCAAGACTAAATCATAAGGAAGTGAAGCTGGCAGAGGACAGGCCTGATATGGAGCGCCCTCGAGCCAGgccacctcctccacctcctcctcctcctcttcctgctgctgaAAAGCACACCAGAGACTGCTACAAAGAGGGTGAGCACTACGGACAGCCTGCAGCGGTGCCACCTCCTAAACCAGAAAGGAGCCACAGCCTTCGACTCCAACACCCAGAGAGCATAGAGCGGGATGCCGGTGGCCTCCTTTACCCGTACCAAACCCTTGGCAAACGCCAAACCACTATGACTGTAGTGTCCCAGTATGATAATCTGGAAGATTACCATACCATGCCTCAGcaccaaagaggaggaggctATGTTGGAGGAGGGGGCTTTCTTCCCCCCTTTGCTCACCCACACAGCAGGACTTATGCCACAGCCTTGGGCCAAGGAGCGTTCCTTCCCACAGAGCTTTGCCTACAGCGGCAAGAGACTGAGATCCATGCAGAGTGA